The Malus domestica chromosome 06, GDT2T_hap1 genome has a segment encoding these proteins:
- the LOC103437455 gene encoding metal tolerance protein 1-like: MEAQNSGNSHMIEVCGDVQDMDTSLGGRKICGDGPCGFSDAKTSSKDAQERSASMRKLLIAVILCVIFMSVEVVGGIKANSLAILTDAAHLLSDVAAFAISLFSLWASGWEATPRQSYGFFRIEILGALVSIQMIWLLAGILVYEAIARLIHDTGEVQGFLMFVVSAFGLVVNIAMALLLGHDHGHDHGHGHGHGVHGHGHEDHDETHNHGITVTTHHSHHHIHHPVVHSNHDDKHHHTEVVNISEPLLGHSSEGEKKQEGKGKKQRNVNLQGAYLHVLGDAIQSIGVMIGGGIIWYKPEWKIIDLICTLVFSIIVLATTIRMLRNILEVLMESTPREIDATKIEKGLCEMDEVIAIHELHIWAITVGKVLMACHVIVKSDANADVVLEKVIDYIKREYNISHVTIQIERQ, translated from the coding sequence ATGGAAGCTCAAAATTCTGGGAATTCGCATATGATTGAAGTATGTGGTGATGTGCAAGATATGGATACGAGCTTGGGTGGGAGAAAAATTTGTGGAGATGGACCGTGCGGATTTTCAGATGCTAAAACCAGTTCCAAAGATGCACAGGAACGGTCAGCGTCCATGCGGAAGCTTTTGATAGCGGTTATCCTGTGTGTCATTTTCATGAGTGTGGAGGTTGTTGGGGGTATCAAAGCCAACAGTCTTGCAATTCTCACTGATGCGGCTCATTTATTGTCAGATGTTGCTGCATTTGCAATTTCTTTATTCTCACTTTGGGCATCAGGATGGGAGGCGACTCCTCGTCAGTCTTACGGTTTCTTCCGGATTGAAATACTTGGTGCTCTTGTTTCCATTCAGATGATTTGGCTGCTTGCTGGGATCCTTGTTTATGAAGCCATTGCAAGACTTATCCATGACACTGGTGAAGTTCAGGGCTTTCTCATGTTTGTTGTTTCTGCGTTTGGTTTAGTGGTGAATATCGCCATGGCACTCTTATTAGGTCATGATCATGGGCATGATCACGGACATGGGCATGGCCATGGTGTCCATGGTCATGGACATGAGGATCATGATGAGACACATAACCATGGGATTACTGTGACCACACATCACTCTCATCATCATATTCATCATCCTGTGGTGCACTCGAATCATGATGACAAACACCATCATACCGAGGTAGTCAACATCTCAGAACCTCTGCTCGGTCATAGCTCTGAAGGTGAAAAGAAACAAGAAGGCAAAGGGAAGAAGCAACGAAACGTCAATCTGCAGGGGGCTTATCTTCATGTACTTGGCGATGCCATTCAGAGTATTGGAGTGATGATTGGTGGAGGGATTATCTGGTACAAGCCTGAGTGGAAGATTATTGATCTGATATGTACCCTTGTATTTTCAATAATCGTGCTGGCGACAACAATCCGGATGTTGAGGAACATTTTGGAGGTTTTGATGGAGAGTACTCCTAGAGAGATTGATGCCACAAAGATTGAGAAAGGTCTCTGCGAGATGGACGAGGTAATTGCCATTCACGAGCTGCACATATGGGCAATAACTGTTGGGAAGGTGTTAATGGCTTGTCATGTTATCGTTAAGTCGGATGCTAATGCTGATGTGGTGCTGGAAAAGGTTATAGACTACATCAAGAGAGAATATAATATCAGTCATGTAACGATTCAGATAGAGCGACAGTAA
- the LOC103437454 gene encoding large ribosomal subunit protein uL11c: MASSVSTYHHVLSSLSSQKTNSRDNVKTQLSSSLWGSPISISSMFSSNPTTSLQFQTRRRLSVTAMAPPKAKPGGKAKKVIGMIKLALEAGKATPAPPVGPALGSKGVNIMAFCKDYNARTADKPGYVIPVEITVYDDKSFTFILKTPPASVLLLKAAGVDKGSKDPKMEKVGKVTIDQLRTIAQEKLPDLNCTTIESAMRIIAGTAANMGIDVDPPVLEPKKKEALL, encoded by the exons ATGGCGTCCTCCGTGTCTACCTACCACCACgtcctctcctctctctcttctcagaAGACCAATAGCCGCGACAATGTGAAGACTCAGCTATCTTCCTCCCTCTGGGGCTCGCCAATAAGCATAAGCAGCATGTTCTCCTCCAACCCCACCACCTCCCTCCAATTCCAGACCCGGCGGCGCCTCAGCGTTACCGCCATGGCTCCGCCGAAAGCCAAGCCGGGCGGGAAAGCCAAAAAGG TGATTGGAATGATAAAGCTGGCGTTGGAGGCCGGGAAGGCGACTCCGGCTCCGCCGGTCGGGCCGGCGCTGGGTTCGAAGGGTGTAAATATCATGGCTTTTTGTAAGGATTACAATGCCAGGACGGCGGACAAGCCCGGCTATGTCATTCCAGTTGAAATCACCGTCTATGAT GATAAGAGTTTTACTTTCATTTTGAAGACCCCACCTGCTTCGGTTTTGCTTCTTAAGGCTGCAG GAGTGGATAAAGGTTCAAAAGACCCGAAGATGGAGAAAGTGGGAAAGGTCACCATTGATCAGCTGCGAACAATTGCGCAAGAAAAGCTGCCGGACTTGAATTGCACGACAATAGAATCCGCAATGAGAATCATAGCAGGCACTGCAGCTAATATGGGGATCGATGTCGACCCTCCTGTTCTAGAACCCAAAAAGAAGGAAGCTCTGCTGTAA